In Candidatus Nitronauta litoralis, one DNA window encodes the following:
- a CDS encoding TIGR01777 family protein: MKVLVTGATGFVGNVLLKELDKNGHEVVVITRNQKAARVKLPVIAEVHECDLNNKIPSSSFFDGVQAVIHLAGENIAGGRWTRSRKEKILNSRKNATGNLVQALSYLKEKPEVLVSASAVGVYGNCSDEWLTEDSPGGLDFLANVCRSWEEQTQEAKLAGIRTVNYRLGVVLGFGGGAMEKMWAPFKLGFGGRLGSGQQWMSWIHVEDAARAMVHAIEHPELSGIYNAVSPNPVTNMTFTRKLEKAMDQKAPFPVPAFALKVLVGEMSQILLDSQRVSSQKLCDTGFKFEFPNLTHALREICGHANHEICFAQWVPSSNTKTLSFFEHPENVEKVTPPSMNLKVGKISEKGLREGTRIPLSFSIFNLPIKWVTKVKEWNPGRGFSDTQVTGPFSFWNHIHEFESTQGGTLIRDRIQYQLPFGPLGDMVAGSLIRKRLEMVLNYRIEKIEKHFQQQPS; the protein is encoded by the coding sequence ATGAAAGTTTTAGTGACAGGTGCTACCGGATTCGTAGGAAACGTTTTACTCAAAGAACTGGATAAAAACGGTCATGAAGTGGTGGTCATAACCCGGAACCAAAAGGCTGCACGGGTTAAATTACCTGTCATTGCCGAGGTCCATGAATGCGACCTCAATAACAAGATACCTTCTTCTTCTTTCTTCGATGGTGTTCAGGCGGTGATTCATCTGGCGGGGGAAAATATTGCGGGAGGACGCTGGACCAGATCCCGTAAGGAAAAGATTTTAAATTCACGAAAAAATGCGACCGGCAATCTGGTTCAGGCTCTCAGTTATTTAAAAGAAAAACCGGAAGTTCTGGTTTCGGCCTCGGCGGTTGGGGTCTACGGTAATTGTTCAGATGAATGGCTCACTGAGGATTCGCCTGGAGGACTCGACTTCCTGGCCAATGTATGCAGGTCCTGGGAGGAACAAACCCAAGAGGCTAAATTGGCAGGAATCCGCACAGTGAATTACCGGTTGGGTGTGGTGTTGGGCTTTGGTGGTGGAGCAATGGAAAAAATGTGGGCTCCTTTTAAACTGGGATTTGGTGGACGCCTCGGCTCCGGTCAGCAGTGGATGAGTTGGATTCACGTTGAGGATGCGGCCCGTGCAATGGTGCACGCGATTGAACATCCTGAGTTGTCCGGAATTTACAATGCAGTCAGCCCCAACCCGGTGACCAATATGACGTTCACCAGGAAACTTGAAAAAGCTATGGATCAGAAGGCGCCATTTCCTGTCCCGGCATTTGCCTTAAAAGTTCTGGTAGGAGAGATGTCGCAAATACTGTTGGATAGCCAGCGTGTTTCTTCACAGAAGTTGTGCGATACCGGTTTCAAATTTGAGTTTCCCAACCTGACCCACGCGTTACGAGAAATTTGTGGGCACGCGAATCATGAAATCTGTTTCGCGCAATGGGTTCCTTCCTCAAATACCAAAACCTTGTCCTTTTTTGAGCATCCTGAAAATGTTGAAAAGGTCACTCCTCCTTCCATGAATTTGAAAGTAGGAAAGATTTCCGAAAAGGGTTTGCGTGAGGGAACCAGAATTCCTTTAAGCTTCTCAATTTTCAATTTGCCAATAAAATGGGTGACGAAAGTGAAAGAATGGAATCCGGGCAGGGGGTTTTCTGATACACAAGTCACAGGCCCGTTTTCATTTTGGAACCACATCCATGAATTTGAAAGCACGCAGGGAGGAACACTCATCCGTGACCGAATTCAATATCAGTTACCGTTTGGGCCTTTGGGGGATATGGTGGCAGGTTCCTTGATTAGAAAGAGACTCGAGATGGTATTAAATTACCGGATCGAAAAGATTGAGAAACATTTTCAACAACAGCCTTCTTGA
- a CDS encoding c-type cytochrome translates to MKSGAKFNSVAVAMIVSLALTGCESIQPNGTVPQEYKSGQAVFHKICANCHGPDADGSIKRAPALTQSIYFKGNFDDRKIRRTILKGSPSGAMPSQKNRVEKSEVKEIVKYLRYLQKEKRGEDQTMSG, encoded by the coding sequence ATGAAATCAGGAGCAAAATTCAATTCAGTTGCAGTAGCCATGATTGTCTCCCTTGCCCTGACCGGTTGCGAAAGCATCCAACCGAACGGCACGGTACCCCAGGAATACAAATCCGGGCAGGCCGTCTTTCATAAAATTTGCGCAAACTGCCATGGTCCCGATGCGGATGGAAGCATAAAGAGGGCCCCCGCGTTGACCCAGTCCATTTATTTTAAAGGTAACTTCGATGATAGAAAAATACGACGGACCATTTTGAAAGGAAGCCCATCTGGAGCAATGCCGAGTCAGAAAAACCGTGTCGAGAAAAGTGAAGTTAAGGAGATCGTCAAATACTTAAGGTATCTACAGAAAGAGAAAAGAGGAGAAGACCAAACCATGTCCGGTTAA